The [Pantoea] beijingensis genomic sequence GCTTCATTCTGCTCACCATCCTCTCCTGACATTTTAAATTCACGGCAAGGCGTCGGCCTGTTGTTATAAATACCGCAAGAGACGCACTCACCAATCTGTCCCTGAAGCGAAGTGCAGCGCGGATTTTTACTGTTAGTCCCCGCCATAGCCCGCAAAAATGGTGTTAAAGGCTCGGTCAAATCAGCAGGTACGCAGCCGCCGCTGTCATCAGCTTCAGCCCAGTAAAAAGAGACACGAAAATAGGCGCAACATGCGCCACAGGTAATGCAAGGATTGAGATTATCGCTCATTTGATCGCCCACCCCTCCGAGGCTTCGAACCAAAATCACATTGATGGAGGCAAGCAAAATATCTGCTCGTTCAGCTTTCTACAATAGGTATCTA encodes the following:
- a CDS encoding YkgJ family cysteine cluster protein, with protein sequence MSDNLNPCITCGACCAYFRVSFYWAEADDSGGCVPADLTEPLTPFLRAMAGTNSKNPRCTSLQGQIGECVSCGIYNNRPTPCREFKMSGEDGEQNEACDRARAKYGLPPLFHSSLPTITESYVSRGASALPDDVQSLGL